One window from the genome of Pseudonocardia hierapolitana encodes:
- the pruA gene encoding L-glutamate gamma-semialdehyde dehydrogenase has translation MDAITTTPIPRNEPVRDYAPGSPERASLQAALAELGGMQHELTVTIDGRRHMAGGTPFDVVAPHDHAHVLGRSANAGHGEAKAAVEAALRAAPAWRALPFEARASVLLRAADLLSGPWRDRVNAATMLGQSKTCYQAEIDSACELADFWRFNVAFARQILENQPNSGAGAWNRMDYRPLEGFVYAITPFNFTAIAGNLPTAPALMGNAVIWKPSPTQTLAAFYTMRLLEEAGLPPGVINMLTGDGREISEVLLADRALAGIHFTGSSATFQHLWQQVGANISGYATYPRLVGETGGKDFVVAHPSADVDVLRTALVRGAFEYQGQKCSAASRAFVPRSLWARLRDDLVEEVNGLPMGDVEDFGNFLGAVIDRRAYDKVSAAIERAHSDPGLEVIAGGTTDDSTGFFVRPTVVVGGDPGHELFSTEYFGPLLAVNVYEDGEFEKVLQHVDQGAPYGLTGSIIARDRTAIATASEALRFAAGNFYVNDKPTGAVVGQQPFGGGRASGTNDKAGSIYNLLRWVSPRTIKETFVPATTSRYPHQG, from the coding sequence ATGGACGCGATCACCACCACTCCGATCCCGCGGAACGAGCCCGTGCGCGACTACGCACCCGGTTCACCGGAACGCGCGAGCCTGCAGGCCGCGCTCGCCGAGCTGGGCGGGATGCAGCACGAGCTGACCGTCACCATCGACGGCCGCCGGCACATGGCGGGCGGCACGCCCTTCGACGTCGTCGCCCCGCACGACCACGCGCACGTGCTGGGGAGGTCCGCGAACGCAGGCCACGGCGAGGCGAAGGCGGCCGTCGAGGCGGCGCTGCGGGCCGCGCCGGCGTGGCGGGCGCTCCCGTTCGAGGCGCGGGCGTCGGTGCTGCTGCGCGCCGCCGACCTGCTGTCGGGCCCGTGGCGGGACCGGGTGAACGCCGCCACGATGCTCGGCCAGAGCAAGACCTGCTACCAGGCCGAGATCGACTCCGCCTGCGAGCTCGCCGACTTCTGGCGCTTCAACGTGGCGTTCGCCCGCCAGATCCTGGAGAACCAGCCGAACAGCGGCGCAGGCGCGTGGAACCGGATGGACTACCGGCCGCTCGAGGGGTTCGTCTACGCGATCACGCCGTTCAACTTCACGGCCATCGCCGGGAACCTCCCCACCGCGCCCGCCCTCATGGGCAACGCGGTGATCTGGAAGCCGTCACCCACGCAGACGCTCGCCGCCTTCTACACGATGCGGCTGCTGGAGGAGGCAGGCCTCCCGCCCGGTGTGATCAACATGCTGACCGGTGACGGCCGCGAGATCTCCGAGGTGCTGCTCGCCGACCGGGCGCTGGCCGGCATCCACTTCACCGGCTCGTCGGCCACGTTCCAGCACCTGTGGCAGCAGGTCGGGGCGAACATCTCGGGCTATGCCACCTACCCCCGGCTCGTCGGCGAGACCGGCGGCAAGGACTTCGTGGTGGCGCACCCGTCCGCCGACGTCGACGTGCTGCGCACCGCGCTCGTCCGCGGCGCGTTCGAGTACCAGGGCCAGAAGTGCTCGGCGGCGTCGCGGGCGTTCGTGCCGCGCTCGTTGTGGGCACGGCTGCGAGACGACCTCGTCGAGGAGGTGAACGGCCTGCCGATGGGCGACGTCGAGGACTTCGGCAACTTCCTCGGCGCCGTCATCGACCGCCGGGCCTACGACAAGGTGTCGGCCGCGATCGAGCGCGCCCACTCCGACCCGGGCCTCGAGGTGATCGCGGGCGGCACGACCGACGACAGCACCGGCTTCTTCGTGCGGCCCACGGTCGTCGTCGGCGGCGACCCCGGCCACGAGCTCTTCTCCACCGAGTACTTCGGCCCCCTGCTCGCCGTCAACGTGTACGAGGACGGCGAGTTCGAGAAGGTCCTGCAGCACGTCGACCAGGGCGCCCCGTACGGGCTCACCGGCTCGATCATCGCCCGGGACCGGACGGCGATCGCCACCGCCTCGGAGGCACTGCGGTTCGCGGCCGGCAACTTCTACGTCAACGACAAGCCGACCGGTGCGGTCGTCGGGCAGCAGCCGTTCGGCGGCGGCCGGGCGTCGGGCACCAACGACAAGGCGGGCTCGATCTACAACCTGCTCCGCTGGGTCAGCCCGCGCACGATCAAGGAGACCTTCGTGCCTGCGACCACGAGCCGCTACCCCCACCAGGGCTAG
- a CDS encoding SRPBCC family protein yields the protein MGEATITTPAEREIHIERVFDAPLARVWQAYTDPELIAQWWGGGDEKVIVERMEVERGGHWRFVVHGPEGTDGFEGRYREVTPQERVVQTFEWDGMPGHVAVETATFTDLGDGRTKVTTTSLFHTAEERDGMLSSGMEIGLNASYAALDALLARQS from the coding sequence ATGGGCGAGGCGACGATCACGACACCGGCGGAGCGGGAGATCCACATCGAGCGGGTCTTCGACGCCCCTCTCGCCAGGGTGTGGCAGGCATACACCGACCCCGAACTGATCGCGCAGTGGTGGGGCGGGGGCGACGAGAAGGTGATCGTCGAGCGCATGGAGGTCGAACGCGGCGGGCACTGGAGGTTCGTCGTGCACGGGCCGGAGGGCACCGACGGGTTCGAGGGCCGCTATCGCGAGGTCACCCCGCAGGAGCGCGTCGTGCAGACGTTCGAGTGGGACGGCATGCCCGGCCACGTCGCGGTCGAGACGGCGACCTTCACCGACCTCGGCGACGGGCGCACGAAGGTCACGACCACCTCGCTGTTCCACACCGCCGAGGAGCGCGACGGCATGCTGAGCTCCGGCATGGAGATCGGGCTCAACGCGAGCTACGCCGCGCTCGACGCGCTGCTTGCCCGGCAGTCCTGA
- a CDS encoding ArsR/SmtB family transcription factor codes for MVQCSDGLDDSFHALSDRTRRGILERLGRREASISELAEHFGMTLTGMKKHVSVLEEAGLVTTEKVGRVRICRIGPRRLEDETAWIARYREMLEARLDRLGEFLERTKGEQ; via the coding sequence ATGGTTCAGTGTTCGGACGGACTCGACGACTCCTTCCACGCACTGTCCGACCGGACCCGTCGCGGGATCCTCGAGCGCCTCGGCAGGCGGGAGGCGTCCATCAGTGAGCTCGCCGAGCACTTCGGCATGACGCTCACGGGGATGAAGAAGCACGTCAGCGTGCTCGAGGAGGCGGGTCTGGTCACCACGGAGAAGGTCGGCAGGGTCCGGATTTGTCGGATCGGCCCCCGCCGGCTGGAGGACGAGACCGCGTGGATCGCGCGGTACAGGGAAATGCTCGAGGCACGTCTCGACCGGCTGGGCGAGTTCCTCGAGCGGACGAAGGGAGAGCAGTGA